The following coding sequences are from one Triticum aestivum cultivar Chinese Spring chromosome 5A, IWGSC CS RefSeq v2.1, whole genome shotgun sequence window:
- the LOC123101832 gene encoding dolabradiene monooxygenase-like encodes MEVVYLGVALVSLCIALLSRRARRWPASNEAPGPWRLPVIGSLHHLVGQLPHRAMRDLARRHGPVMLLRLGEVPTLVVSSPEAAREVMKTHDMLFATRPLNSTMSVLTNGGRDIVFAPYGDHWRQLRKIAVLELLSPGRVLSFRAIREEEVAAMLHDVADAAAAARPVELHACLSVVVSNITVRTVMGDYRFKARGEEFIRALHRSQKLAAGFNPAAQDIFSAGSETTVIEWAMAELMRNPEAMHKATAEARRALEARGSVEEHALGKLPYLQLVIQEALRLHAPTPLLIRRECREPCQVLGYDVPRGTQVFVNAWAIARDGRYWPDAPERFEGEGAVDFRGNDFSFLPFGSGRRMCPGMAFGLAIIELTLASLLFHFDWVVLPGEPTTLNEALDDPRWKKAMDEEYSALMKNKTWRQCLVERKEQGIEPEFSPDLKVLLLLLVRMGMKNCKPALTPLSSSKRLSAYEGDPLQEIESTRYRSTIGALQYLTLTRPDISFAANKVCQYLHAPTTAYWSAVKRIVVVITENQPEALQSSLGPTSSPGVQESRQ; translated from the exons ATGGAGGTCGTCTACCTTGGCGTAGCTCTGGTATCCTTGTGTATCGCGCTTCTTTCCAGGCGTGCACGCAGGTGGCCGGCGTCGAACGAGGCGCCGGGGCCGTGGCGGCTGCCGGTGATCGGCAGCCTGCACCACCTCGTCGGGCAGCTGCCCCACCGCGCGATGCGCGACCTAGCGCGGCGTCACGGGCCGGTGATGCTCCTCCGGCTCGGGGAGGTGCCCACGCTGGTAGTGTCGTCCCCGGAGGCCGCCCGCGAGGTGATGAAGACCCACGACATGCTGTTCGCGACGCGGCCCCTCAACTCCACCATGAGCGTGCTCACCAACGGCGGCCGGGACATCGTGTTCGCGCCCTACGGCGACCACTGGCGGCAGCTCCGGAAGATCGCcgtcctggagctcttgtcgcCGGGGCGGGTCCTGTCCTTTCGCGCCATCCGCGAGGAGGAAGTCGCCGCCATGCTCCACGATGTCGCCGACGCCGCGGCGGCCGCGCGCCCCGTGGAGCTGCACGCGTGCCTCTCCGTGGTCGTCTCCAACATCACGGTGCGCACCGTCATGGGTGACTACAGGTTCAA AGCCCGAGGGGAGGAGTTCATCCGTGCGCTCCACCGCTCCCAGAAGCTCGCCGCGGGGTTCAACCCGGCGG CGCAGGACATATTCAGCGCCGGCAGCGAGACGACAGTCATAGAGTGGGCGATGGCAGAGCTGATGAGGAACCCAGAGGCGATGCACAAGGCCACGGCCGAGGCGCGGCGAGCCCTGGAGGCCCGAGGCAGCGTAGAGGAGCACGCCCTCGGCAAGCTCCCGTACCTGCAGCTGGTAATCCAGGAGGCGCTGCGGCTGCACGCGCCCACGCCGCTGCTCATCCGGCGGGAGTGCCGGGAGCCATGCCAGGTGCTCGGCTACGACGTGCCGCGGGGAACGCAGGTGTTTGTCAACGCATGGGCGATAGCACGCGACGGGCGGTACTGGCCCGACGCGCCGGAGCGGTTCGAGGGCGAGGGCGCCGTGGACTTCAGGGGCAACGACTTCTCCTTCCTTCCATTCGGCTCCGGCCGGAGGATGTGCCCGGGGATGGCGTTCGGCCTCGCCATCATCGAGCTCACGCTCGCGAGCCTGCTGTTTCACTTTGACTGGGTGGTCTTGCCGG GTGAACCAACAACGCTGAATGAGGCACTTGATGATCCAAGGTGGAAGAAAGCCATGGATGAAGAATATTCTGCACTCATGAAAAATAAAACCTGGCGTCAATGT CTTGTCGAAAGGAAGGAGCAAGGAATCGAGCCCGAATTCTCACCAGACCTTAAGGTGCTCTTGTTGCTTCTGGTTCGCATGGGAATGAAAAACTGTAAACCTGCACTCACTCCATTGTCCTCTTCAAAAAGACTCTCAGCTTATGAAGGGGATCCTCTTCAAGAGATAGAAAGTACAAGGTATAGAAGCACTATTGGAGCATTACAGTACTTGACACTTACACGTCCAGATATCTCATTTGCTGCTAACAAAGTCTGTCAGTATCTGCATGCTCCTACCACTGCATACTGGTCAGCTGTCAAGAGGATT gTTGTAGTGATAACAGAAAATCAACCGGAAGCTTTGCAGTCTTCTTTGGGTCCAACCTCATCTCCTGGTGTGCAAGAAAGCAGGCAATAG